In Edaphobacter paludis, a single window of DNA contains:
- a CDS encoding 3-oxoacyl-[acyl-carrier-protein] synthase III C-terminal domain-containing protein, with protein MRISSVGTAYPPHRYSQAAITEALRNRWQDRLEEPRLINRIHANCGVEFRNLVFPLEVYESLSGFGPTNDAWIKAAVELGQQAITTALDRVGLTPADISAIFFASVTGIASPTIDARLINLMPFPTNVKRTPIFGLGCVAGAAGISRASDYVRAFPKQYALLLSVELCSLTWQDNDQSIANLISTGLFGDGSAAVVISGAETALAKEGCGPRVLDTCSTFYRNTEHIMGWDIGDLGFKIVLSPDVPKVVNEHLRGNVESFLAANNLTMDDISSYIFHSGGPKVLEAMETSLNLPPNALAPSWKSLRDVGNLSAASVLAVMEDYLVNTPGKPGTYSILAAMGPAFCSELVLLQW; from the coding sequence ATGCGTATCTCGTCAGTCGGAACAGCCTACCCTCCCCATCGCTACTCTCAGGCAGCAATCACGGAAGCGCTCAGAAACCGCTGGCAGGATCGCCTCGAAGAGCCCCGGCTGATCAACCGCATCCACGCCAACTGCGGCGTCGAGTTCCGCAACCTCGTCTTCCCGCTTGAGGTCTACGAAAGCCTCTCCGGCTTCGGCCCCACCAACGATGCCTGGATCAAGGCCGCCGTCGAACTGGGCCAGCAGGCGATCACTACCGCGCTTGACCGCGTCGGCCTTACCCCTGCGGATATCTCCGCCATCTTCTTTGCCTCCGTCACTGGCATCGCCAGCCCCACCATCGACGCCCGCCTCATCAACCTGATGCCCTTCCCCACCAACGTCAAGCGCACTCCCATCTTCGGCCTCGGCTGCGTGGCTGGTGCCGCCGGCATCTCCCGCGCCTCCGACTACGTCCGCGCCTTTCCCAAGCAGTACGCGCTGCTGCTCTCGGTCGAGCTCTGCTCCCTCACCTGGCAGGACAACGACCAGTCTATTGCCAACCTCATCTCCACCGGCCTCTTCGGAGACGGCTCCGCCGCCGTCGTCATCTCCGGTGCTGAGACCGCCCTGGCTAAAGAGGGCTGCGGCCCCCGCGTGCTCGACACCTGCTCCACCTTCTACCGCAATACCGAACACATCATGGGCTGGGACATCGGCGACCTCGGCTTCAAGATCGTCCTCTCCCCCGATGTCCCCAAGGTTGTCAACGAGCACCTTCGCGGCAACGTCGAGAGCTTCCTTGCCGCCAACAACCTCACCATGGACGACATCTCCAGCTACATCTTCCACAGCGGCGGCCCCAAGGTCCTCGAGGCCATGGAAACCTCTCTCAACCTTCCTCCTAACGCGCTCGCGCCCTCCTGGAAGAGCCTCCGCGACGTGGGCAATCTCTCCGCCGCCTCGGTCCTCGCCGTCATGGAGGACTACCTCGTCAACACGCCCGGCAAGCCCGGCACCTATAGCATCCTCGCCGCCATGGGACCCGCCTTCTGCTCCGAACTCGTCCTTCTTCAGTGGTAG